In a single window of the Melioribacteraceae bacterium genome:
- the flgN gene encoding flagellar export chaperone FlgN, translated as MKNKELVNALLVQDENLSNLIDALDTQKRAIIEGKYDDLEKAIANEQKILKTVQEEEVRRIKMITEISNSNGMNLNNSSLDELLLKGKEFIGEDYKTIQRIRESIKLKLHDISKLNAQLKAVIELSRNIIKDTLMLVVGPRNQAFVNKRV; from the coding sequence ATGAAAAATAAAGAACTGGTGAACGCATTATTAGTGCAGGATGAGAATCTTTCCAATTTAATTGACGCTCTCGATACTCAGAAAAGGGCAATTATTGAGGGAAAATATGATGATCTGGAAAAAGCAATTGCCAACGAGCAAAAAATTCTCAAAACTGTTCAAGAAGAGGAAGTTCGTAGAATTAAAATGATTACCGAAATTTCCAACTCTAATGGGATGAACTTGAACAACAGCTCTCTTGATGAACTTCTTTTAAAAGGTAAAGAGTTTATAGGCGAAGATTATAAAACTATTCAAAGAATTAGAGAGTCAATCAAACTTAAATTGCATGATATCTCAAAACTAAATGCCCAATTAAAAGCTGTAATAGAATTATCAAGAAACATCATAAAAGATACTTTAATGCTGGTTGTAGGTCCGCGAAATCAAGCATTTGTAAATAAGAGAGTTTAA
- a CDS encoding transglycosylase SLT domain-containing protein has product MNELNLKISNELKHQTKALESDSRFDSKRKEKVANAAKQFESMLTQMMIKSMNQASGGLFGSSEEGYGNDMFDTIFEEKISTYMSDTKSLGIAEMLYKKITGETMPSELRFKMTDRISPLPIKNDKPDTINNIKPSSSALERLNKYEDHIQEAAKQFGIDSTLIKSIIMTESAANSKAVSSAKAKGLMQLMDGTASDMGVRNSFNPQENINGGTKYFAQMLRQYGGDIKLALAAYNAGPGNVDKYNGVPPFDETKNYINKVLSYLDHFREKSL; this is encoded by the coding sequence ATGAACGAGCTAAATCTTAAAATATCGAACGAGCTAAAGCATCAAACCAAAGCACTTGAATCAGATTCAAGGTTTGATAGCAAAAGAAAAGAAAAAGTAGCCAACGCCGCTAAACAGTTTGAAAGCATGCTTACTCAGATGATGATTAAAAGCATGAATCAAGCATCTGGCGGACTATTTGGTAGCAGCGAAGAGGGATACGGCAACGATATGTTTGATACCATATTTGAAGAAAAAATTTCTACATATATGAGCGATACTAAAAGTTTAGGAATTGCCGAGATGCTCTATAAGAAAATTACCGGCGAAACCATGCCTTCAGAATTGAGATTTAAAATGACAGATAGAATTTCGCCTCTTCCAATAAAAAATGATAAACCGGATACTATTAATAATATTAAGCCAAGCAGCAGTGCCCTCGAAAGATTAAATAAATATGAAGATCATATTCAGGAAGCGGCAAAACAATTTGGAATTGACTCTACACTCATTAAATCAATAATTATGACTGAATCTGCGGCAAATAGTAAGGCCGTTTCTAGCGCAAAAGCTAAAGGTTTAATGCAGTTGATGGATGGAACAGCAAGTGATATGGGAGTGAGAAATTCATTCAATCCTCAAGAAAATATTAATGGGGGCACTAAATATTTTGCCCAAATGCTTCGACAATATGGTGGAGATATTAAACTTGCGTTGGCCGCTTACAACGCGGGTCCCGGAAATGTTGATAAATATAATGGTGTTCCTCCTTTTGACGAGACGAAGAATTATATAAATAAAGTACTTAGTTATTTAGATCATTTTAGAGAGAAGAGTTTATGA